One genomic window of Wolbachia endosymbiont (group B) of Eucosma cana includes the following:
- a CDS encoding phage tail tape measure protein: MSTLSIKIGAVLDGSFNTVIKGSSSQLTRLGENIRKLDSSLKSVSKFKQLGSDVLTSRGSWKGFEDQVKSLAKQMKAIEKPSKTLKAEFDKAKTSAIKAKEAYLKKRDALHSFNEEVRKSGRNIKSLVSDQYKLGSSIEALKGKYGKLGSAIRSHQSFLASKAHFKSQIIETIGLGLSLAAPIKVAIDFESAMADVKKVVRFDSKKNEASKFAQELKKLSREIPLSAAELAQIAASGGQLGIDKNDLMKFTTVVAKMTTAFDMSAEEAGNAIAKISNVYGIKVDGMENVGNIINHLSDNTAAKAKEMVLTLNRIGGNAKQFGLEIDQASSLASAFISLGKQPEKAATAINNFLSKLQTAREQSPEFHDALDEMGTSIEELEQTIKKNPQEAILQFLETLKRIDDQERAGILMNLFGSGFQDDIALLVGSLDIYKKAIEHLADKEKYNASMQDEFNNRANTTANKLQLLKNAVFEAGMNLGSVMLPTLNYVAGSLKAITERIASFAEKYPTLTTAIMSTLAALISLKVLVVGLGYGITLLGSTIFGLKATILTTFSSLSSIVFPAVITGLRAITLAVMTNPIGLLIASLVSGAAYVLTNWQKVKDFFSSFWKSLIEPIGKAFSWMRNTVSSIFAENSPIRKFENNGNVVNRLSKNSIFSNGNPLTSNSAIKQFSENSKGNFESFKVKGVIEEKRAMEQEEIEKAFKKSRYENRESKVYNQAFYQTFNINIKSEDVRSVADAVIERFREQARGALFDIVEELH; encoded by the coding sequence ATGTCAACGTTATCTATAAAAATCGGAGCAGTCTTAGATGGCAGTTTTAATACTGTAATAAAAGGAAGTAGCAGTCAACTTACTCGTCTTGGTGAGAATATAAGAAAGCTTGATTCATCTTTAAAATCAGTATCAAAATTTAAGCAGTTGGGTAGTGATGTTTTGACTAGCAGGGGGTCGTGGAAGGGCTTTGAAGATCAAGTAAAATCTTTAGCTAAACAAATGAAAGCAATAGAGAAACCAAGCAAAACTTTAAAAGCAGAATTTGACAAGGCCAAAACCTCCGCAATAAAAGCAAAAGAAGCATATTTGAAAAAGAGAGATGCTTTGCATTCATTTAATGAAGAAGTAAGAAAAAGTGGAAGAAATATTAAGTCATTAGTAAGCGACCAATATAAACTTGGCTCGTCCATTGAAGCGCTGAAAGGCAAGTATGGTAAGCTTGGATCTGCAATACGTAGTCACCAAAGTTTTTTAGCAAGCAAAGCACATTTTAAGTCACAAATTATAGAGACTATTGGACTAGGTCTTTCGCTTGCAGCGCCAATTAAAGTTGCTATTGATTTTGAATCGGCCATGGCTGATGTAAAGAAAGTAGTAAGGTTTGATAGTAAAAAAAATGAAGCTAGTAAATTTGCTCAAGAGCTCAAAAAGTTATCTCGTGAAATACCTTTGTCAGCTGCAGAATTAGCACAAATAGCTGCAAGCGGTGGTCAACTTGGTATTGACAAAAATGATCTTATGAAGTTTACAACAGTAGTTGCCAAAATGACCACAGCGTTTGATATGTCGGCAGAAGAAGCTGGTAATGCTATTGCAAAAATATCCAATGTCTATGGAATTAAAGTTGATGGTATGGAAAATGTAGGTAACATAATAAACCATCTTTCAGATAATACTGCTGCCAAAGCAAAGGAAATGGTTCTTACACTGAATAGAATTGGTGGTAATGCTAAACAGTTTGGTTTAGAAATTGATCAAGCAAGTAGCTTAGCAAGTGCATTCATAAGTTTAGGTAAACAACCTGAAAAAGCAGCAACTGCTATAAATAACTTTCTTAGTAAACTACAGACCGCAAGAGAGCAAAGTCCTGAATTTCACGATGCATTAGATGAGATGGGAACAAGTATAGAAGAGCTCGAACAAACTATTAAAAAAAATCCTCAAGAGGCAATATTGCAATTCCTTGAAACTTTAAAAAGAATAGACGATCAAGAGCGTGCTGGTATTCTTATGAATTTGTTTGGCTCTGGGTTTCAAGATGACATTGCTCTTTTAGTAGGAAGCTTAGACATTTACAAGAAAGCTATTGAACATTTAGCTGATAAAGAAAAATATAACGCTTCAATGCAGGACGAATTTAACAATCGGGCAAATACTACAGCTAATAAATTACAATTACTTAAAAATGCAGTATTTGAAGCTGGCATGAATCTAGGGTCAGTAATGTTGCCTACTTTAAATTATGTAGCTGGAAGTTTGAAAGCAATAACAGAGCGTATAGCTTCTTTTGCAGAAAAATATCCAACTTTAACTACGGCAATCATGAGTACTTTAGCAGCTTTGATAAGTTTGAAAGTCTTAGTAGTGGGATTAGGCTATGGAATTACTTTATTAGGAAGTACAATTTTTGGTCTTAAAGCAACAATACTGACAACATTTTCATCTTTATCAAGTATAGTTTTTCCTGCAGTAATAACAGGGCTAAGAGCAATAACACTAGCTGTAATGACTAACCCAATTGGACTTTTAATAGCGAGTCTTGTTTCTGGTGCAGCTTATGTTCTCACTAACTGGCAAAAAGTGAAAGACTTTTTCTCTAGCTTTTGGAAATCACTCATTGAACCTATAGGAAAAGCTTTTTCATGGATGAGAAATACAGTTAGTAGCATATTTGCTGAGAATAGCCCGATTAGAAAATTTGAAAATAATGGAAATGTTGTTAATAGGCTTTCTAAAAATAGCATTTTCAGTAACGGAAACCCATTGACAAGTAATAGTGCTATTAAACAATTTTCAGAAAATAGTAAAGGCAATTTTGAGAGTTTTAAAGTTAAAGGTGTTATAGAAGAAAAAAGAGCTATGGAACAAGAAGAAATTGAGAAAGCATTCAAGAAAAGTAGATATGAAAATAGGGAATCTAAAGTATATAACCAAGCATTCTATCAAACGTTTAATATCAACATTAAGTCTGAAGATGTCCGCAGCGTTGCTGATGCAGTAATAGAACGATTTAGAGAACAAGCACGTGGGGCACTTTTTGATATAGTTGAAGAGTTACATTGA
- a CDS encoding phage tail protein, which translates to MLLGKCKLEPISLRYSKEKRWYTIECIEKTSLQNIGSGIECIDLTGVIYPHYQSNGLEQLKNIRNTQEPHVLVDNSGNILGNFVIINVEEKQILFFPDGKPRKVEFILKLKSYSK; encoded by the coding sequence ATGTTGCTTGGAAAATGTAAGCTTGAACCAATAAGCCTAAGATACAGTAAAGAAAAAAGGTGGTATACAATTGAATGTATTGAAAAAACGTCGCTACAAAACATTGGCTCAGGAATTGAATGTATTGATCTGACAGGAGTGATTTATCCACATTATCAGAGTAATGGCTTAGAACAGCTAAAAAATATACGTAACACTCAAGAACCACACGTTCTAGTTGATAATTCAGGAAATATACTTGGGAATTTTGTCATTATTAATGTAGAAGAAAAACAGATATTATTTTTTCCTGATGGAAAACCGAGAAAAGTTGAGTTTATTTTGAAGTTAAAAAGTTACAGTAAGTGA